The proteins below are encoded in one region of Phaseolus vulgaris cultivar G19833 chromosome 1, P. vulgaris v2.0, whole genome shotgun sequence:
- the LOC137814474 gene encoding transcription factor RAX2-like: MGRAPCCDKANVKKGPWSPEEDAKLKDYIEQHGTGGNWIALPQKVGLKRCGKSCRLRWLNYLRPNIKHGQFSDAEDEVICSLFASIGSRWSIIASQLPGRTDNDIKNYWNTRLKKKMMAMNPSPQSKPRRITLLSILESSTPSSSPLSFRDNSNSYYHPHGSFTGVGSFSYTSSLLSGNNSSASADSFFQAQESFIDPTQKCQFKDSSNNSMFVFGGEAAATSCSSSDASCNNQISQVTEPEFGEASFVEQIGVADNHLYSGVENTTHKLMMFSSGSASTVSGWTDKQNGLWEQNPLDYGLEEIKQLISTNNNCNNFLFDDKKTEERVTYY; encoded by the exons ATGGGTAGAGCTCCTTGTTGTGACAAGGCAAATGTAAAGAAAGGGCCATGGTCACCAGAAGAAGATGCAAAGCTAAAGGACTACATAGAGCAACATGGCACCGGAGGGAATTGGATTGCCCTCCCACAAAAAGTTG GTTTGAAAAGATGTGGCAAGAGCTGTAGATTAAGGTGGCTTAATTATCTTAGACCCAATATTAAGCATGGTCAATTTTCTGATGCAGAAGATGAAGTAATCTGTAGCCTCTTTGCTAGCATTGGAAGCAG GTGGTCCATAATAGCATCTCAGCTGCCAGGGAGAACTGACAATGACATCAAGAACTATTGGAACACCAGGCTTAAGAAGAAAATGATGGCCATGAATCCTTCTCCCCAGAGTAAACCTCGTCGAATTACCCTTTTATCCATCCTTGAAAGCTCAACACCATCTTCATCACCATTATCATTCAGAGACAACAGCAACTCATACTACCATCCCCACGGTTCTTTCACAGGCGTCGGCTCCTTTTCCTACACTTCAAGTCTTCTGAGTGGAAACAACTCTTCTGCTTCTGCTGATTCCTTCTTTCAAGCACAAGAGAGTTTCATAGACCCCACCCAGAAGTGCCAATTCAAAGATAGCAGCAACAATAGTATGTTTGTGTTCGGTGGTGAAGCCGCAGCCACTAGTTGCAGCTCTTCTGATGCGAGCTGCAACAACCAGATCAGTCAAGTCACGGAGCCAGAATTTGGTGAGGCAAGTTTTGTGGAGCAGATAGGTGTTGCTGATAATCACCTCTACAGTGGGGTGGAAAATACTACTCACAAGTTGATGATGTTCTCCAGTGGCAGTGCTAGTACTGTGAGTGGGTGGACAGACAAACAAAATGGATTGTGGGAACAAAATCCATTGGATTATGGTCTAGAGGAAATTAAACAGCTAATTAGCACTAATAACAATTGCAACAACTTTTTGTTTGATGATAAGAAGACAGAAGAAAGGGTCACGTATTACTGA